One genomic region from Chrysemys picta bellii isolate R12L10 chromosome 16, ASM1138683v2, whole genome shotgun sequence encodes:
- the TRIM56 gene encoding E3 ubiquitin-protein ligase TRIM56: MRVGGDLRERNTSPRQSPAPGPRFHFRFSAVTPAAWSREARTPRAKVLPADSLLVSGPRGYDPRPPCRGVMASDAPSLSDAIATDFLTCPICLERLRRPKILPCLHTYCQGCLEGLLGDGPGLRCPECREDVSLPQGVTGLKTNFFVNGLLELVRPVGEAGLTCALCPLIGQEDSRPAVSHCLDCADSLCQACAAGHRCSRLTHAHRLVSLQGYLSGEHDEEIRQRQAVRCPEHPAEELRFLCRPCAGPICRECRLGPHLEHPCETLEEAAEARRPLVAELLAGVEEMAGRVAQGRAALEEELEQLRRHEAGLRDVVKCACADAAQRLLAQQEEVLAALRRHMEGREKAAGLLRTELELQEQLAHGTADVARKVLALGRPVEIVSLEALITQRLGRLRGFRWEPLGGPRPRLVVRADLQNLNSLFQLDLGEAEPEGRGQDMAQHDAPSPEPPAPSSEPPASALEPPAPSPEPPAPSPEPSAAAPELPAPAPDPPSCRLPPTARFSCSFSVRVPGDKHRPRITGLCSLGPRELLLADEENRSLKRFSLQGDFRGAVPVHGGAAPCSVAAVGSRVAYTAGSRLYLAERDGALVWQKALRPTQASHAVTPAAEGGDAVAVSVAGHLEVYDARGELVEKIFPDGHDRLAMVFVAGRHGRYVASDWHRRSVVAFDGHGQLLAELGEERLERCQPGAVCADDRGHFYVALRELNKVMVFGPGGEALGPFLTTRHGIERARVATVTGDGHFTVALSDGTVHVFRIQYPGQ, encoded by the exons ATGCGGGTTGGGGGGGATCTAAGGGAAAGAAAcaccagccccagacagagcccggCCCCTGGGCCCAGGTTTCACTTTCGTTTCTCTGCCGTGACACCTGCAGCTTGGAGCCGAGAGGCCAGAACACCCCGGGCTAag GTGCTTCCAGCAGACTCTCTGCTGGTGTCTGGGCCCCGCGGGTACGACCCCCGCCCCCCTTGCCGTGGCGTCATGGCCTCGGACGCCCCGTCCCTCTCGGACGCGATCGCCACCGATTTCCTGACCTGCCCCATCTGCCTGGAGCGGCTGCGCCGGCCCAAGATCCTGCCCTGCCTGCACACCTACTGCCAGGGCTGCCTGGAGGGGCTGCTGGGTGACGGGCCGGGGCTGCGGTGCCCCGAGTGCCGGGAGGACGTGTCCCTGCCGCAGGGAGTGACCGGCCTCAAGACCAACTTCTTTGTCAATGGGCTGCTGGAGCTGGTGCGGCCGGTGGGTGAGGCGGGGCTGACCTGCGCCCTGTGCCCACTGATTGGGCAGGAGGACAGCCGCCCGGCCGTCTCCCACTGCCTGGACTGCGCCGACAGCCTGTGCCAGGCCTGCGCCGCTGGCCACCGCTGCTCCCGGCTCACCCACGCCCACCGGCTGGTGAGCCTGCAGGGCTACCTCTCCGGGGAGCACGACGAGGAGATCCGGCAGCGCCAGGCCGTGCGGTGCCCCGAGCACCCCGCCGAGGAGCTGCGCTTCCTCTGCCGGCCCTGCGCCGGCCCCATCTGCCGGGAGTGCCGGCTGGGCCCGCACCTGGAGCACCCCTGCGAGACGCTGGAGGAGGCGGCCGAGGCCCGGCGGCCCCTGGTGGCCGAGCTGCTGGCCGGCGTGGAGGAGATGGCGGGGCGGGTGGCCCAGGGGCGGGCGgcgctggaggaggagctggagcagcTGCGGCGGCACGAAGCCGGCCTGCGGGACGTGGTGAAGTGCGCCTGCGCTGACGCGGCCCAGCGCCTGCtggcccagcaggaggaggtgctGGCCGCCCTGCGGCGCCACATGGAAGGGCGCGAGAAGGCGGCCGGCCTGCTCCGGACcgagctggagctgcaggagcagctggccCACGGCACGGCCGACGTCGCCCGCAAGGTGCTGGCCCTGGGCCGGCCGGTGGAGATCGTCTCACTGGAGGCCTTGATCACCCAGCGGCTCGGCCGGCTCCGGGGCTTCCGCTGGGAGCCGCTCGGAGGGCCGCGCCCCCGGCTGGTCGTCCGCGCCGATCTCCAGAACCTGAACAGCCTCTTCCAACTGGACCTGGGCGAGGCTGAGCCGGAGGGCCGAGGGCAGGACATGGCCCAGCATGACGCCCCTTCCCCGGAGCCGCCGGCCCCTTCCTCGGAGCCACCGGCCTCTGCCCTGGAgccgcctgccccttccccggagCCGCCGGCCCCTTCCCCGGAGCCGTCGGCCGCTGCCCCGGAGCTGccggcccctgccccagatcCACCGTCGTGCCGGCTGCCCCCCACCGCCCGCTTCTCCTGCAGCTTCTCGGTGCGGGTCCCCGGGGACAAGCATCGGCCCCGGATCACAGGGCTTTGCTCCCTGGGCCCCAGGGAGCTGCTCCTAGCCGACGAGGAGAACCGCAGCCTCAAGCGCTTCTCGCTACAGGGGGACTTCCGGGGCGCCGTCCCAGTGCACGGCGGCGCGGCCCCCTGCAGCGTGGCTGCTGTGGGCAGCCGGGTGGCCTACACCGCCGGGTCCCGGCTCTACCTGGCGGAGCGGGACGGCGCCCTGGTCTGGCAGAAGGCCCTGCGCCCCACCCAGGCCAGCCATGCCGTCACACCGGCGGCTGAGGGGGGCGACGCCGTAGCGGTGAGCGTCGCGGGGCACCTGGAGGTCTACGACGCCCGGGGGGAGCTGGTGGAGAAGATTTTCCCGGACGGGCACGACCGTCTAGCCATGGTGTTCGTGGCCGGGCGGCACGGGCGCTACGTGGCCTCAGACTGGCACCGGCGCAGCGTGGTGGCGTTTGACGGGCATGGGCAGCTGCTGGCGGAGCTGGGCGAGGAGCGCCTGGAGCGGTGCCAGCCAGGGGCAGTCTGCGCCGACGACAGGGGCCATTTCTACGTGGCCTTGCGGGAGCTGAACAAGGTGATGGTGTTCGGGCCAGGCGGGGAGGCGCTGGGGCCCTTCCTCACCACCCGGCACGGCATCGAGAGAGCCCGGGTGGCCACCGTCACCGGGGACGGGCACTTCACCGTGGCACTGAGCGACGGCACCGTCCACGTCTTCCGCATCCAGTACCCGGGTCAGTGA